In a single window of the Pseudomonas entomophila genome:
- the exbB gene encoding tonB-system energizer ExbB, producing MTRTQPSASPTPSRAWRAIAALMFSLVLAPVAMADEPAAQAATPAAASAPVTEGQAPAEGTTALQAPAPADENVQALVEDTSLGMAHDLSPWGMYKNADVVVKAVMIGLALASIITWTIWIAKGFELMGAKRRLRGEIAALKRSVSLKEASDVSNKEGTLAHTLVHDALEEMRLSANAREKEGIKERVSFRLERLVAASGRTMSSGTGVLATIGSTAPFVGLFGTVWGIMNSFIGIAKTQTTNLAVVAPGIAEALLATALGLVAAIPAVVIYNVFARSIAGYKAQVSDASAQVLLLVSRDLDHQGSERAAPHMVKVG from the coding sequence ATGACACGCACTCAACCTTCCGCTTCGCCTACCCCGTCGCGCGCCTGGCGCGCCATCGCCGCGCTGATGTTCAGCCTGGTGCTGGCCCCGGTAGCCATGGCCGATGAGCCAGCCGCCCAAGCCGCCACCCCGGCCGCCGCCAGCGCACCGGTAACTGAAGGCCAAGCCCCAGCTGAAGGCACCACCGCACTGCAAGCCCCGGCACCAGCCGACGAGAATGTGCAGGCGCTGGTCGAGGACACCTCGCTGGGCATGGCCCATGACCTGTCCCCATGGGGCATGTACAAGAACGCTGACGTGGTGGTGAAGGCCGTGATGATCGGCCTGGCCCTCGCCTCGATCATCACCTGGACCATCTGGATCGCCAAGGGCTTCGAGCTGATGGGCGCCAAGCGCCGCCTGCGTGGCGAGATCGCAGCGCTGAAGCGCTCCGTGAGCCTGAAAGAAGCCAGCGACGTCTCGAACAAAGAAGGCACCCTGGCCCACACCCTGGTTCACGACGCCCTTGAAGAGATGCGCCTGTCGGCCAACGCCCGCGAGAAGGAAGGCATCAAGGAACGCGTCAGCTTCCGCCTGGAGCGCCTGGTCGCCGCCAGCGGTCGCACCATGAGCAGCGGCACCGGCGTGCTGGCCACCATTGGTTCCACCGCGCCGTTCGTCGGCCTGTTCGGTACCGTGTGGGGCATCATGAACAGCTTCATTGGTATCGCCAAGACCCAGACCACCAACCTGGCCGTGGTTGCCCCAGGCATCGCCGAGGCCCTGCTGGCCACCGCCCTGGGCCTGGTCGCGGCGATCCCGGCCGTGGTCATCTACAACGTCTTCGCCCGCTCCATTGCCGGCTACAAGGCCCAGGTCTCCGACGCCTCCGCCCAGGTGCTGCTGCTGGTCAGCCGCGACCTGGACCACCAGGGCAGCGAGCGCGCCGCCCCGCACATGGTGAAAGTGGGGTAA
- a CDS encoding SDR family oxidoreductase: protein MSDVSALIVGCGDVGSRLARQLLAQGWQVSGLRRSVDQLPEGVRPIAADLSDRRQPEAWPERAPDYLVYCVAANQHDEAGYQAAYVEGLRHVLGWLERNGQAPRRLLFVSSSSVYAQQDGEWIDETASTAPEGYSGKVMLEAERLALESGIPASIVRLTGIYGPGREWLLSQVRQGYRVAEEPPLYGNRIHAEDAASLLAHLLQADAKGVTLDECYIGVDDDPAPLADVVAWLRAYLGVTEWSDEQRVRRTGSKRCSNARARALGWVPQYPSYKEGYAAILAGR from the coding sequence ATGTCAGACGTTTCAGCTTTGATCGTGGGTTGCGGTGACGTGGGCAGCCGCCTTGCCCGCCAACTGCTTGCTCAAGGCTGGCAGGTCAGCGGCTTGCGGCGTTCGGTCGATCAACTGCCCGAAGGCGTGCGGCCTATTGCCGCCGATCTTTCTGATCGCCGCCAACCTGAGGCCTGGCCCGAGCGCGCGCCTGACTACTTGGTGTACTGCGTGGCCGCCAACCAGCATGACGAGGCCGGCTACCAGGCCGCCTATGTCGAGGGGCTACGCCATGTGCTGGGGTGGCTTGAGCGCAACGGCCAGGCGCCGCGCCGCCTGCTGTTCGTTTCCAGCAGCAGTGTCTATGCACAGCAGGATGGCGAGTGGATCGACGAGACCGCCAGCACCGCGCCCGAAGGCTATTCCGGCAAAGTGATGCTGGAAGCGGAGCGCCTGGCCCTTGAAAGTGGCATCCCTGCCAGCATCGTGCGCCTGACCGGTATCTATGGCCCGGGCCGTGAGTGGCTGCTGAGCCAGGTTCGTCAGGGTTATCGCGTAGCCGAGGAGCCGCCGTTGTATGGCAACCGGATCCATGCCGAAGATGCCGCGAGCCTGCTGGCGCATCTGCTACAGGCTGACGCCAAGGGGGTGACGCTCGATGAGTGCTATATCGGCGTGGATGACGACCCGGCACCGCTGGCTGACGTGGTGGCTTGGTTGCGCGCGTACCTTGGGGTAACTGAATGGTCGGATGAGCAGCGGGTCCGGCGTACCGGCAGCAAGCGCTGCAGCAATGCGCGGGCGCGGGCGCTGGGCTGGGTGCCGC
- a CDS encoding HDOD domain-containing protein, producing MTEVALDTATPTAPSVIRLLLEKLGVAYREVPDHPQQPAASRVQAALLDDEIGAMLVLFPQSQLLDLKRFEELTGRNLTAVPLKRLNQMLDKHHLKTLPAIPALTSSPCQYEKSLLDNDKLLIQSGETGVLLEIERSAFRKMLAKASASSFGQEVKDIRPNLDRPHDDSEEITKAVQEFTARRIQKRLEETIEIPPLADTAQKIIKLRVDPDASIDDITGVVETDPALAAQVVSWAASPYYASPGKIRSVEDAIVRVLGFDLVINLALGLALGKTLSLPKDHPQQATPYWQQSIYTAAVIEGLTRAMPRAERPEAGLTYLAGLLHNFGYLLLAHVFPPHFSLICRHLEVNPHLCHSYVEQHLLGISREQIGAWLMKLWDMPDELTTALRFQHDPSYDSEHSAFPNLVCLAIRLLRTRGIGSGPQDDIPEALLDRLGLTREKADDVVNKVLEAEALLRELASQFHVPHSH from the coding sequence ATGACTGAAGTTGCCCTGGATACCGCAACCCCAACCGCACCGTCTGTCATCCGGCTGTTGCTCGAAAAACTCGGCGTGGCCTACCGCGAGGTGCCCGATCACCCGCAACAGCCTGCCGCCTCTCGGGTGCAAGCAGCCCTGCTCGACGATGAAATCGGCGCCATGCTAGTGCTGTTCCCGCAGAGCCAGCTGCTGGACCTCAAGCGCTTTGAAGAGCTGACCGGCCGCAACCTCACGGCGGTGCCGTTGAAGCGTCTGAACCAGATGCTCGACAAACACCACCTCAAGACCCTGCCGGCCATTCCTGCCCTGACCAGCTCGCCCTGCCAGTATGAAAAAAGCCTGCTCGACAACGACAAGCTGCTGATCCAGTCAGGCGAAACCGGCGTGCTGCTGGAAATCGAACGCTCCGCCTTCCGCAAGATGCTCGCCAAGGCCAGCGCCAGTAGCTTCGGCCAGGAGGTCAAGGATATCCGCCCGAACCTCGACCGTCCGCATGACGACTCCGAGGAAATCACCAAGGCGGTGCAAGAGTTCACTGCCCGCCGCATCCAGAAGCGCCTGGAAGAAACTATCGAGATCCCGCCGCTGGCCGACACCGCGCAGAAGATCATCAAGCTGCGCGTCGACCCCGACGCGAGCATCGACGACATCACTGGCGTGGTGGAAACCGACCCGGCCCTGGCCGCCCAAGTGGTCAGCTGGGCGGCGTCGCCCTACTACGCCTCGCCCGGCAAGATCCGTTCGGTGGAAGACGCCATCGTCCGCGTGCTGGGCTTCGACCTGGTGATCAACCTGGCACTAGGCCTGGCACTGGGCAAGACCCTGAGCCTGCCCAAGGATCACCCGCAGCAGGCTACGCCGTACTGGCAGCAGTCGATCTACACCGCAGCGGTGATCGAAGGCCTGACCCGCGCGATGCCGCGCGCCGAGCGCCCGGAGGCCGGCCTGACCTATCTGGCCGGGCTACTGCACAACTTTGGTTATTTGCTGCTGGCTCATGTGTTCCCGCCACACTTCTCGCTGATCTGCCGCCATCTGGAGGTCAACCCGCACCTGTGCCACAGCTATGTGGAGCAGCACTTGCTGGGGATCAGCCGCGAGCAGATCGGCGCCTGGCTGATGAAGCTGTGGGACATGCCCGATGAGCTGACCACCGCGCTGCGCTTCCAACACGACCCATCCTACGACAGCGAGCACTCGGCGTTCCCCAACCTGGTGTGCCTGGCTATTCGCCTGCTGCGCACCCGGGGGATCGGCTCGGGGCCACAGGACGATATCCCTGAAGCGCTGCTCGATCGCCTCGGGCTGACCCGCGAAAAGGCCGATGACGTGGTGAACAAGGTACTGGAGGCCGAAGCGTTGCTGCGTGAGCTGGCTTCGCAGTTCCACGTGCCGCACTCGCATTAA
- a CDS encoding NAD(P)/FAD-dependent oxidoreductase — MTSPVVIIGTGLAGYNLAREFRKLDGETPLLLITADDGRSYSKPMLSTGFAKQKDADGLCMAEPGAMAEQLKAEIRTHTRISGIDPGHKRLWIGEEAVEYRDLVLAWGAQTVQVPVEGDAGELIFPINDLEDYARFRAAAAGKQRVLILGAGLIGCEFANDLTLGGLQCEVVAPCEQVMPTLLHPAAAAAVQAGLEGLGVRFHLGPVLTRLLHAGEGLEAHLSDGRVIACDLVVSAIGLRPRTDLAAAAGLQVNRGVVVDRQLRTSHDNIFALGDCAEVGGINLLYVMPLMTCARALAQTLAGNPTAVSYGPMPVTVKTPACPLVVSPPPHGQEGTWQVEGQGADLKVLCHGADGQLLGYALTGGAVMEKLALNKQLPALMA; from the coding sequence ATGACGTCCCCTGTGGTGATCATCGGTACCGGCCTGGCCGGCTACAACCTGGCGCGAGAGTTTCGCAAGCTCGACGGCGAGACACCTTTGTTGCTGATCACCGCCGACGACGGTCGTTCCTACTCCAAGCCCATGCTCTCGACCGGCTTCGCCAAGCAGAAGGACGCCGACGGCCTGTGCATGGCCGAACCCGGTGCCATGGCCGAGCAGCTCAAGGCCGAGATCCGCACTCACACCCGTATCAGCGGCATCGACCCGGGCCACAAGCGCCTGTGGATCGGCGAGGAAGCGGTCGAGTACCGCGACCTGGTGCTGGCGTGGGGTGCACAGACCGTGCAGGTGCCGGTCGAGGGCGATGCCGGTGAGTTGATCTTCCCGATCAACGACCTTGAAGACTACGCACGCTTCCGCGCTGCCGCCGCAGGCAAGCAGCGGGTGCTGATCCTGGGGGCCGGCCTGATCGGCTGCGAGTTTGCCAACGACCTGACCCTGGGTGGTTTGCAATGCGAAGTAGTTGCCCCGTGTGAGCAGGTCATGCCGACCCTGCTGCACCCGGCCGCCGCCGCTGCCGTGCAGGCCGGCCTGGAAGGGTTGGGCGTACGCTTCCACTTGGGCCCGGTGCTGACCCGTCTGCTGCACGCCGGGGAAGGCCTCGAGGCGCATCTGTCCGATGGCCGCGTGATCGCCTGCGACCTGGTGGTCTCGGCTATTGGCCTGCGCCCGCGCACCGACCTGGCCGCCGCCGCGGGCCTGCAGGTCAATCGCGGCGTGGTGGTCGACCGCCAGCTGCGCACTTCCCATGACAATATCTTTGCCTTGGGTGATTGCGCCGAGGTCGGCGGCATCAATCTACTGTACGTCATGCCTCTGATGACCTGCGCCCGTGCCCTGGCCCAGACCCTGGCCGGCAACCCGACCGCGGTCAGCTACGGGCCGATGCCCGTCACAGTGAAGACGCCAGCCTGCCCGCTGGTGGTATCGCCACCACCCCACGGCCAAGAAGGCACCTGGCAAGTGGAAGGCCAGGGCGCCGACCTCAAGGTGCTCTGCCACGGTGCCGACGGCCAGTTGCTGGGCTACGCGCTGACCGGCGGCGCAGTGATGGAGAAACTGGCGCTGAACAAGCAGTTGCCGGCCCTGATGGCGTAA
- a CDS encoding rubredoxin — protein MKKWQCIVCGLIYDEAEGWPDDGIAPGTRWEDVPEDWLCPDCGVGKSDFEMIAIG, from the coding sequence ATGAAGAAGTGGCAATGCATTGTCTGTGGCCTGATCTATGACGAAGCCGAAGGTTGGCCGGATGATGGGATCGCCCCAGGCACCCGTTGGGAAGACGTGCCGGAAGACTGGCTGTGCCCCGACTGCGGCGTGGGTAAGAGCGACTTCGAAATGATCGCCATCGGCTGA
- a CDS encoding hydrogen peroxide-inducible genes activator → MTLTELRYIVTLAQEQHFGHAAERCHVSQPTLSVGVKKLEDELGVLIFERSKSAVRLTPVGESIVAQAQKVLEQAQGIRELAQAGKNQLTAPLKVGAIYTVGPYLFPHLIPQLHRVAPQMPLYIEENFTHVLREKLRNGELDAVIIALPFNEADVLTLPLYDEPFCALMPADHPWTQKDTIDTAMLNDKSLLLLGEGHCFRDQVLEACPTLNKGGEGSKHTTVESSSLETIRHMVASGLGVSILPLSAVHSHHYAPGVIEVRPLTAPAPFRTVAIAWRASFPRPKAIEILADSIRLCSVAKAPVEQPA, encoded by the coding sequence ATGACCCTCACCGAACTTCGCTACATCGTCACCCTCGCCCAAGAGCAGCACTTCGGCCACGCGGCCGAGCGTTGTCACGTCAGCCAGCCCACGCTGTCGGTCGGCGTGAAAAAGCTCGAGGACGAGCTGGGCGTGCTGATCTTCGAACGCAGCAAGAGCGCGGTGCGCCTCACGCCGGTCGGCGAGAGTATCGTCGCCCAGGCGCAGAAGGTGCTGGAGCAGGCCCAGGGCATTCGCGAACTGGCCCAGGCCGGCAAGAACCAGCTCACCGCCCCGCTCAAGGTCGGCGCCATCTATACCGTCGGCCCCTATCTGTTCCCGCACCTGATCCCGCAACTGCACCGCGTGGCGCCGCAGATGCCGCTGTACATCGAAGAGAACTTCACCCATGTGCTGCGCGAGAAGCTGCGCAACGGCGAACTGGACGCAGTGATCATCGCCTTGCCGTTCAACGAAGCCGATGTACTGACGCTGCCACTGTACGACGAGCCGTTCTGCGCACTGATGCCAGCCGACCACCCCTGGACGCAGAAAGACACCATCGACACGGCCATGCTCAACGACAAGAGCCTGCTGTTACTGGGTGAAGGCCACTGCTTCCGCGACCAGGTGCTGGAAGCCTGCCCCACGCTCAACAAGGGCGGTGAAGGCTCGAAACACACCACGGTCGAATCCAGCTCGCTGGAAACCATCCGCCACATGGTCGCCTCGGGGCTCGGCGTGTCGATCCTGCCGCTCTCCGCAGTGCACAGCCACCACTATGCGCCTGGTGTCATCGAAGTTCGCCCGCTGACCGCGCCAGCACCATTCCGCACCGTGGCCATCGCCTGGCGCGCCAGCTTCCCGCGGCCGAAGGCCATCGAGATCCTCGCCGACTCGATCCGCCTCTGCTCGGTGGCCAAGGCGCCTGTGGAACAACCGGCCTGA
- the recG gene encoding ATP-dependent DNA helicase RecG encodes MTELSNVPVTALKGVGDAMAEKLAKVGLENLQDLLFHLPLRYQDRTRVVPIGQLRPGQDAVIEGVVSGADVTMGKRRSLVVRLGDGTGVLSLRFYHFSNAQKEGLKRGTHLRCYGEARPGASGLEIYHPEYRALNGSEPAPPVEQTLTPIYPTTEGLTQQRLRLLCQQSLGQLGPRSLPDWLPDELARDYQLAPLSDAIRYLHNPPSDADLDELAEGHHWAQHRLAFEELLTHQLSQQRLRESLRSLRAPVLPKASRLPAQYLANLGFSPTGAQQRVGNEIAYDLSQPEPMMRLVQGDVGAGKTVVAALAALQALEAGYQVALMAPTEILAEQHYITFKRWLEPLGIEVAWLAGKLKGKARASALEQIASGTPMVVGTHALFQDEVQFKHLALAIIDEQHRFGVQQRLALRKKGVMGQLCPHQLIMTATPIPRTLAMSAYADLDTSILDELPPGRTPVNTVLVADSRRFEVVERVRAACAEGRQAYWVCTLIEESEELTCQAAESTFEELGSALGELRVGLIHGRMKPAQKAEVMAEFKAGELQLLVATTVIEVGVDVPNASLMIIENPERLGLAQLHQLRGRVGRGSAVSHCVLLYHPPLSQIGRERLGIMRETNDGFVIAEKDLELRGPGEMLGTRQTGLLQFKVADLMRDADLLPAVRDAAQALLARWPGHVSPLLDRWLRHGQQYGQV; translated from the coding sequence ATGACCGAGCTGTCGAACGTCCCGGTCACGGCGCTCAAGGGCGTTGGCGATGCCATGGCGGAAAAACTCGCCAAGGTCGGCCTGGAGAACCTGCAGGACCTGCTGTTCCACCTGCCGCTGCGCTATCAGGACCGTACCCGCGTGGTCCCCATCGGCCAGTTGCGGCCCGGCCAGGACGCGGTCATCGAAGGCGTGGTCAGCGGCGCCGACGTAACCATGGGCAAGCGCCGCAGCCTGGTGGTGCGCCTGGGCGATGGCACGGGTGTGTTGAGCCTGCGCTTCTACCACTTCAGCAATGCGCAGAAAGAGGGCCTCAAGCGCGGCACCCATCTGCGTTGCTATGGCGAAGCCCGCCCCGGCGCCTCGGGGTTGGAGATTTACCACCCCGAGTACCGCGCGCTCAATGGCAGCGAACCGGCGCCGCCAGTCGAGCAGACGCTCACACCAATCTACCCGACCACCGAAGGCCTCACGCAACAACGCCTGCGCCTGCTGTGCCAGCAGAGCCTGGGCCAACTCGGCCCGCGCAGCCTGCCCGACTGGCTGCCCGACGAGCTGGCCCGCGACTACCAACTGGCGCCGCTCAGCGACGCGATCCGCTACCTGCACAACCCGCCGTCCGACGCCGACCTCGATGAACTTGCCGAAGGCCATCACTGGGCCCAGCACCGCCTGGCCTTCGAAGAGCTGCTCACCCACCAGCTGTCGCAGCAGCGCCTGCGCGAGAGCCTGCGCAGCCTACGCGCACCGGTACTGCCCAAGGCCAGCCGTTTGCCCGCACAGTACCTGGCCAACCTCGGTTTCAGCCCGACCGGCGCCCAACAGCGCGTGGGCAACGAGATTGCCTACGACCTCAGCCAACCCGAACCGATGATGCGCCTGGTACAGGGCGACGTGGGCGCCGGCAAGACCGTGGTCGCCGCGCTGGCCGCCCTGCAGGCGCTGGAAGCCGGTTACCAGGTCGCCTTGATGGCACCCACCGAGATCCTCGCCGAACAGCACTACATCACCTTCAAACGCTGGCTCGAGCCGCTGGGCATCGAAGTCGCCTGGCTGGCCGGCAAGCTCAAGGGCAAAGCCCGCGCCAGCGCCCTCGAGCAGATCGCCAGCGGCACTCCCATGGTGGTCGGCACCCACGCGCTGTTTCAGGACGAGGTGCAGTTCAAGCATCTGGCTTTGGCGATCATCGACGAGCAGCACCGCTTCGGCGTGCAGCAGCGCCTGGCCCTGCGCAAGAAAGGCGTGATGGGCCAGTTGTGCCCGCACCAGCTGATCATGACCGCCACCCCGATCCCACGCACCCTGGCCATGAGCGCCTACGCCGACCTGGACACCTCGATCCTCGACGAGCTGCCGCCCGGCCGTACACCGGTCAATACCGTGCTGGTCGCCGACAGCCGTCGTTTCGAAGTGGTCGAACGGGTCCGCGCCGCCTGCGCCGAAGGGCGCCAGGCCTATTGGGTGTGCACCCTGATCGAAGAGTCCGAGGAACTGACCTGCCAGGCCGCCGAAAGCACTTTCGAGGAGCTCGGCAGTGCACTGGGCGAACTGCGCGTGGGGTTGATCCACGGGCGCATGAAACCGGCGCAGAAGGCAGAGGTGATGGCCGAGTTCAAGGCCGGTGAACTGCAACTGCTGGTCGCCACCACGGTGATCGAGGTGGGCGTGGACGTCCCCAACGCCAGCCTGATGATCATCGAAAACCCCGAGCGCCTGGGTTTGGCCCAGTTGCACCAGCTGCGTGGCCGGGTTGGCCGGGGCAGCGCGGTCAGCCATTGCGTGCTGCTGTACCACCCACCGCTGTCGCAAATCGGCCGGGAACGCCTGGGAATAATGCGGGAAACCAACGACGGATTCGTCATAGCAGAGAAGGACCTGGAATTGCGCGGCCCCGGCGAGATGCTCGGCACCCGCCAGACCGGCCTGCTGCAGTTCAAGGTCGCCGACCTGATGCGCGACGCCGATCTGTTGCCCGCCGTGCGTGACGCTGCCCAGGCGCTGCTGGCGCGCTGGCCGGGCCACGTCAGCCCGCTGCTCGACCGCTGGCTGCGTCACGGCCAGCAATATGGCCAGGTGTGA
- a CDS encoding HU family DNA-binding protein — translation MRKPELAAVIAEKADLTKEKANIVLNAILDSITGALDKDTVTLVGFGTFEKRHRGARTGKNPQTGQPVKIKASNTVAFKPGKNLRDSVNAPAKPAKKK, via the coding sequence ATGCGTAAACCAGAACTCGCCGCCGTCATCGCCGAAAAGGCCGATCTGACCAAGGAAAAGGCCAATATTGTCCTGAACGCGATTCTCGATAGCATCACCGGCGCGCTCGACAAGGACACCGTCACCCTGGTCGGTTTCGGCACCTTCGAAAAACGCCACCGTGGCGCCCGCACCGGCAAGAACCCGCAGACTGGCCAGCCGGTCAAGATCAAGGCCAGCAACACTGTTGCCTTCAAGCCGGGCAAGAACCTGCGCGACAGCGTCAACGCCCCGGCCAAGCCTGCCAAGAAAAAGTGA
- a CDS encoding energy transducer TonB: MTKTRSNMARYGIGLAIVLGVHVAAVVLTLNWSVPQAIELPPAAMMVELAPLPEPAPPPPPKAAPKPPTPVEEPPLPKLVEAPKPKIAIPKPPKPKAKPQPPKPENKPEPPKDEPPAKNDVADTPPSNAQPQKSAAPAPSIASNSNALPSWQSDLLRHLAKYKKYPEDARRRGLQGINRLRFVVDAEGKVVSYSLAGGSGSAALDRATLEMIRRAGTVPKPPAELLNNGTIEVVAPFVYSLDRR; this comes from the coding sequence ATGACGAAGACGCGCTCGAACATGGCGCGCTATGGCATTGGCCTGGCCATCGTGCTGGGCGTGCACGTGGCCGCCGTGGTGCTGACGCTCAACTGGTCGGTGCCCCAGGCCATCGAGCTGCCCCCGGCAGCGATGATGGTCGAGCTGGCACCGCTGCCGGAGCCGGCGCCACCACCACCGCCCAAGGCTGCGCCCAAGCCGCCAACGCCGGTCGAGGAGCCGCCACTGCCCAAGCTGGTGGAGGCACCCAAGCCGAAGATCGCCATCCCCAAGCCGCCCAAGCCCAAGGCCAAGCCACAGCCGCCCAAGCCTGAAAACAAGCCTGAGCCGCCGAAGGACGAGCCACCGGCCAAGAATGACGTGGCGGATACACCACCAAGCAATGCCCAGCCGCAGAAGTCGGCCGCGCCGGCACCGAGCATCGCCTCCAACAGCAATGCCCTGCCCAGCTGGCAGAGCGACCTGCTGCGCCACCTGGCCAAGTACAAGAAGTACCCGGAGGATGCCCGCCGTCGTGGCCTGCAGGGCATCAATCGGCTGCGCTTTGTGGTCGATGCCGAGGGCAAGGTGGTCTCGTACTCGCTGGCCGGAGGCTCGGGCAGCGCGGCGCTGGACCGGGCGACGCTGGAGATGATCCGCCGCGCAGGCACGGTACCGAAGCCGCCGGCTGAGTTGCTGAACAATGGCACGATCGAAGTCGTCGCGCCGTTCGTCTATTCCCTGGACCGACGCTGA
- a CDS encoding chorismate--pyruvate lyase family protein has translation MPYETPQAAAIAWLAYPQLATTLDQPTLDWLFDEGSLTRRLTHLSHDHFSVTPLFEGWQPLRDDECAALGLRLGEEGWVREVYLRGHGRPWVFARSVAGRSVLERGGLALETLGSRSLGELLFCDQAFIRHPLEACRYPQGWLPTEVAHDGLWGRRSRFERSGLDLLVAEVFLPALWQAAKEETR, from the coding sequence GTGCCGTACGAAACCCCGCAAGCAGCCGCTATCGCGTGGCTGGCGTATCCACAGCTGGCGACCACCCTCGACCAGCCGACCCTCGACTGGCTGTTCGACGAAGGCTCCCTGACCCGCCGTCTGACCCACCTGTCCCACGATCACTTCAGCGTCACTCCCCTGTTCGAGGGCTGGCAACCACTGCGCGACGACGAGTGCGCCGCCCTGGGCCTGAGGCTCGGCGAGGAAGGCTGGGTGCGCGAAGTCTACCTGCGAGGCCATGGCCGACCTTGGGTGTTCGCCCGCAGCGTGGCCGGGCGCAGCGTGTTGGAACGTGGTGGCCTGGCCCTTGAAACACTCGGCAGTCGCTCGCTGGGCGAGCTACTGTTCTGCGACCAGGCATTCATCCGCCACCCCCTCGAAGCCTGCCGTTATCCACAGGGCTGGCTGCCTACCGAAGTAGCCCATGACGGCTTGTGGGGCCGGCGTTCGCGCTTCGAGCGCAGCGGCCTGGACCTGCTGGTGGCCGAGGTGTTCCTGCCAGCGCTCTGGCAAGCGGCCAAGGAGGAAACCCGCTGA
- the ubiA gene encoding 4-hydroxybenzoate octaprenyltransferase: protein MYLQLLKSLNRLHPRAWDFVQLSRMDRPIGIYLLLWPTLVAVWIAGNGSPSLKNVLIFALGVVLMRAAGCCINDFADRKVDGHVKRTADRPLASGRVKPREAVMLFALLVGVSFLLVLCTNATTVWLSFGAVALAFCYPFMKRYTYYPQVVLGAAYSWGIPMAFTAAGGELPASAWLLYIANVLWTVGYDTYYAMVDRDDDLKIGVKSTAILFGEADRVIILTLQLLSLGCLLLAGNRFDLDGWFHLGLLAAAACFAWEFWSTRKLDREACFKAFLHNHWAGMLIFIGVVLDYALR from the coding sequence ATGTACCTGCAACTGCTCAAGTCGCTCAACCGCCTGCATCCACGGGCCTGGGACTTCGTTCAGCTGAGCCGTATGGACCGGCCGATCGGCATCTACCTGCTGCTGTGGCCGACGCTGGTGGCGGTCTGGATCGCCGGCAACGGTTCGCCGAGCCTGAAGAATGTGCTGATCTTCGCCCTGGGCGTGGTGCTGATGCGCGCCGCCGGCTGCTGCATCAACGACTTCGCCGATCGCAAGGTGGATGGCCACGTCAAGCGCACCGCCGACCGGCCACTGGCCAGTGGCCGGGTCAAGCCTCGGGAAGCCGTGATGCTGTTCGCCCTGCTGGTAGGGGTGAGCTTCCTGCTGGTGCTGTGCACCAATGCCACGACGGTGTGGCTATCATTCGGTGCCGTGGCGCTGGCGTTCTGCTACCCGTTCATGAAGCGCTACACCTACTACCCACAGGTGGTGCTGGGCGCGGCCTACTCCTGGGGTATCCCCATGGCCTTCACCGCCGCCGGCGGCGAACTGCCGGCCAGCGCCTGGCTGCTGTACATCGCCAACGTGTTGTGGACCGTCGGTTATGACACCTACTACGCCATGGTCGATCGCGACGATGACCTGAAGATCGGTGTGAAGTCCACGGCGATTCTGTTCGGCGAGGCCGACCGGGTGATCATCCTGACCTTGCAGTTGCTGTCGCTGGGCTGCCTGCTGCTGGCGGGCAATCGCTTCGACCTGGACGGCTGGTTCCACCTGGGGCTGCTGGCGGCGGCGGCGTGTTTTGCCTGGGAGTTCTGGTCGACGCGCAAGCTGGACCGTGAGGCGTGCTTCAAGGCATTCCTGCATAACCATTGGGCGGGGATGCTGATCTTCATCGGGGTGGTGCTGGATTACGCTTTGCGGTGA
- the exbD gene encoding TonB system transport protein ExbD: protein MGLHLNEGGDDLAENHEINVTPFIDVMLVLLIIFMVAAPLATVDIKVDLPASTAKPAPRPEKPVFVSVKADKKLYVGDDQVAQPDQLGAMLDAKTKGDKETTIFFQADKGVDYGDLMEVMNTMRAAGYLKVGLVGLETAAKK, encoded by the coding sequence ATGGGCCTGCATCTCAACGAAGGTGGCGACGACCTCGCCGAGAACCACGAAATCAACGTCACGCCGTTCATCGACGTGATGCTGGTGCTGCTGATCATCTTCATGGTGGCGGCGCCCCTGGCCACGGTCGACATCAAGGTCGACCTGCCCGCCTCGACCGCGAAACCCGCGCCCAGGCCCGAAAAGCCGGTGTTCGTCAGCGTCAAGGCCGACAAGAAACTGTACGTCGGTGATGACCAGGTGGCCCAACCCGACCAACTTGGCGCGATGCTCGACGCCAAGACCAAGGGCGACAAGGAAACCACCATCTTCTTCCAGGCTGACAAGGGCGTCGACTACGGCGACCTGATGGAAGTGATGAACACCATGCGCGCGGCCGGCTACCTCAAGGTAGGTCTGGTCGGACTCGAGACGGCAGCCAAAAAATGA